One stretch of Deltaproteobacteria bacterium DNA includes these proteins:
- a CDS encoding M67 family metallopeptidase, with translation MLCCARLASDSTNRRSGGVISDSCIGTEGLRRSRGGGKSTLVHPKQLAPVIRSTAGRPRGSDRDGGAGVSDSDQPWEERAAARVEETLSAAELPRELLLEVFQHARECYPEECCGLLTGTDRGDPVRVIRCSNVQSARVARGESVLDARRAFWIDEQELLNALRGAEQRGERLVVVYHSHVDTAAYLSFTDLEGALGPDGRPIYEGAAQLVVSVQESGVQAAALFEWDESARRFRGRAVR, from the coding sequence ATGCTCTGCTGCGCGCGGCTCGCCAGCGATTCCACGAACCGCCGCAGCGGTGGCGTGATCTCGGACTCGTGCATCGGGACGGAGGGCCTCCGGAGGAGTCGGGGCGGGGGCAAGTCCACTCTAGTCCATCCAAAGCAGCTTGCGCCCGTGATACGGTCCACCGCGGGAAGACCGCGGGGGTCGGACCGTGACGGAGGCGCGGGCGTGTCCGACTCGGATCAGCCGTGGGAGGAGCGCGCGGCTGCCCGAGTCGAGGAGACGCTCTCGGCGGCCGAGCTGCCGCGCGAGCTCCTGCTCGAGGTTTTCCAGCACGCGCGCGAGTGCTATCCGGAGGAGTGCTGCGGTCTGCTCACCGGCACCGATCGCGGTGATCCGGTCCGCGTGATCCGCTGCAGCAACGTGCAGAGCGCGCGCGTGGCCCGCGGCGAGTCGGTCCTCGATGCGCGCCGGGCGTTCTGGATCGACGAGCAGGAGTTGCTGAATGCGCTGCGAGGGGCCGAGCAGAGAGGGGAGCGGCTGGTCGTGGTCTACCACTCGCACGTGGACACGGCGGCCTACCTGTCGTTCACCGATCTCGAGGGAGCGCTGGGACCCGATGGGCGGCCGATCTACGAAGGGGCCGCGCAGCTGGTCGTCTCGGTCCAGGAGTCCGGCGTGCAGGCAGCCGCGCTCTTCGAGTGGGACGAGTCCGCGCGGCGCTTCCGCGGCCGGGCGGTTCGCTAG